Part of the Jatrophihabitans sp. GAS493 genome, GGTCCTGGCTCACCGGATCGGTCCAGACCATCACCTCAACGCCGTCATACCCTAGTTTTGCTGCCAATTCGAAGGCCGCCGCAGTAGTCTCCGGATAGACCGAGGCGGTCGAGAGACCGACGCGGGAGTGTGACACGCGCAGCGCCCGCGACCTCGTCATGTCTGCAAGATTAGTCACGCCGCCCCGCGCCGGCCCAGAGCGGTCAGCCGCGGCGGCATCAGAGTTGATCGATGCGTTGCAGGATCACACCTTCACGCAGCGCCCACGGCGACAGCTTCAGTTGATCCACTCCGAGCGCGTCCATCGCGGCGGCCGCGACGACCGCGCCGGCCAGCGTCTGATGCGAGCGGCTCGCGCTGACGCCGTCCAGTTCGGCCAGGTCGGTTGAGCTCATCCGCGAGATGAAGGAGGTCACCTGACGCAGCCCGTCGCGGGTGATCACCCGTGGCGTGCGCGGTCCCGCCGACGATGGTGCCGCACCGGCCAACCGGGCCAGTGTCCGGAACGTCTTACTGGAGGCCACCACGTGATCGGCTGGCCCGGAGGCCAGCAACCGGGACGACGGCTCAGCCAGCTCGGCATCGACGAACTCACGCAGGGCCGCGATCTTCGACTTGCTGGGCGGATCGGAGGGGAACCATTCGCGGGTCAACCGCCCGGCTCCGAGCGGGACCGAGAGGGCCACGTCCGGTACCTCTCCGGCCCCGGCCCCCAACTCGAAGGAGCCGCCACCGATGTCCAGACAGATGAGTTTCCCGGCGCTCCAACCGACCCAGCGACGCACGGCCAGAAAGGTCAGCCGGGCCTCCTCGTCTCCGGAGAGGACCACCATGTCGATGCCGGCCTCGATGCGGACCCGGTCCAGTACCTCGGCCGAGTTGCGGGCGTCCCGCACGGCCGAGGTGGCGAAGGCGAGCACCTCGTCGCAGTCCAGCTCCTTGGCCTGGCGGAGCGCTCCGAGACTTGCCCCGACCAGCGCGTCCGCTCCCTCACGAACCAGATCGCCGCGTTTGTCGATATGTTCGGCCAGTCGCAGCACGCTCTTGCGGGATAGCTGCGGGGTCGGCTCGGCACCCCGGTGCGCGTCCACGACCAGCAGGTGGACGGTATTGGAGCCGACATCGAGCACGCCAAGTCGCATGCCCCGAGCCTATCCGGTGATAGTTGCCAACGTGTGGCGCCGCCGCTGCGGCAACGAGGTTGACTACTCTCGTCGATGTGCGCACTCAGCTACCCGTGATCTCTCCGGCCGTCACTCCCGAGGTTCCGCTCGACTTCGCGCGGGAGTGGATCGAATTTCAAGACCCGGCCGACGCGGCCCATTGGATCAAGGCCGACCTCACCTGGCTCTGCTCGCGTTGGACCTGCATCTTCGGCCGCGGTTGCCAGGGCGTCATCGAGGGGCGGGCCGACGACGGCTGCTGCAGCCACGGCGCCTTCTTCTCCGACGACGACGACGAGCGCCGGGTCAAGCAGTTCGCCGCGATGCTCACTCCGGACACCTGGGAGTACTACCCAGAGGGGACGAAGAAGAGCGGCAAGCTGGCCATCAGCGAGAAGGACAGCGTCGGAGACGACGAGGGGCGGCGCCGCACGCGCACCGTCGACGGCGCCTGCATCTTCCTGAATCGTCCGGGTTTTGCTGGTGGTGAGGGTTGCTCACTGCACGCCCTGGCGCTTCGGGAGGGGCTGCACCCGCTCGACACCAAACCCGAAGTCTGCTGGCAGCTTCCGGTGCGCCGGGCGCAGGACTGGGTCGACCGGCCGGACGAGACACGCATCCTCGTCTCGACGGTGAGCGAGTTCGACCGCCGCGGCTGGGGCGAGGGCGGCCACGACCTGCACTGGTACTGCACGTCCTCACCGGACGCCCACGTCGGCTCCGAGCCGCTCTACATCTCCTACGGCCCGGAGCTCACCGCGCTGATCGGCGCGCTGGCCTACCGCGAACTGGCCGCGATCTGCGAGCGGCGGTTGGCCATCGGTCTGGTCGCCGAGCACCCGGCCACCAGCAAGGCCCGGGAGCTCGGCCTCAAGGCCCAGCCCTCCCCCTGGGACTGAGCCACCGCACCCCTCAAACCGCCGGCAACCGCAAACGGCCGGCTAGACCTCGAACTTGTAGCCGAGCCCACGAACGGTGACCAGGTGCTTCGGGCTGGCCGGATCCGGTTCGACCTTGCTCCGCAGCCGCTTGACGTGCACATCGAGGGTCTTGGTGTCACCGACGTAGTCGGCACCCCAGACCCGGTCGATGAGCTGCCCGCGGGTCAGCACCCGTCCGGAGTTGCGAATGAGCAGCTCCAGCAGATCGAACTCCTTCAACGGCAGGGACACCTGATTGCCGTCGACGGTGACAGTGTGCCGCTCGATGTCGATGCGCACCGGCCCTGCCTCGAGCGCGGTGCTGACCAATTCGTCCGGCTCGCCGCCGCGGCGCAGCACGGCTCGGATGCGGGCCACCAGCTCCCGCGAGGAGAACGGTTTGGTGACGTAGTCATCGGCGCCGAGTTCGAGGCCGACCACCTTGTCGACCTCGCCGTCGCGGGCGGTCACGATGATGATCGGGACGTTCGAACGCTGCCGGATGGCCCGGCACACCTCGGTGCCCGAGAGCCCCGGAAGCATCAGGTCGAGCAGTACCAGATCGGTCCCGTCGCGCTCGAAGATCGCCAGTGCGTCCGGCCCGTTCTCGGCGACGGCAACCTCATAGCCTTCGCGCCGCAGCATGTATGAGAGCGCGTCGGAGAACGACTCCTCGTCCTCCACGACCAATACCCGCGTCACACAGATCCCTTCGTCATTTGCTCGGTGTTGATGCTGTCAACGGCTGGTTCGCCGCTGTCTTGCAGTGTTGGCAGCCGGATGGTGAAGGTCGAGCCCGCACCCTCCACGCTCCAGACAGAGATGGTGCCGCCGTGGTTGGTGGCGACGTGCTTCACGATGGCCAGCCCGAGGCCGGTACCGCCGGTGGCCCGCGACCGGGCCGGGTCCACCCGGTAGAACCGCTCGAAGACCCGCGCCAGATCGGACTCGGCCAGCCCGATGCCCTGATCGCTCACCGAGATCTCGACGCACGGCTTCGCCTCCGCGTCGCGCCCCAGCCGGGCACTGAGCGCGACCCGGGTGCCACGGGGCGAGTAGGCAATCGCGTTGTCGACCAGGTTGGCGACCGCGGTCGTCAACTGACCCTCGTTGCCCCGGACTTTCAGATCCCCGACGCTGCGCGAGATCACCTCGATGCCGGCCTGATCGGCGACGAGCCGGGTCCGGTCCTGGGCCTCGTCGAGGACGTCGGTGATGTCCACGCAGTCGCCACCGGGTAGCGGCTCGGCTCCCTGCAGCCGGGAGAGCTCGATCAGTTCGCGCACCAGGCGTCCCAGCCGGGCACCCTCGTGCTGCATGCGCCCGGCGAAGCGCTGCACCGCCTCGGGGTCGTCAGCCGCCTCCTGGACCGCCTCGGCCAGCAACGTCAATGCCCCGACCGGCGTCTTGAGCTCATGCGACACGTTCGCCACGAAGTCACGGCGGACGTCCTCCAGGCGCCGGGTCTCGGAGACGTCGTCGAGCAGCAACGCGACCGCGGCGACGCGCTCCGGCGCCTGGGCGTCCGGTAGTGGCACCGCCGTCACGCTCAGCGCAATCGGCTCCCGGCCCAGCCGGTCCAGCGGGAGGTCGATCAGCCCTGTGCTGCTCCTAGCGCCGATCATGCAGTCGCGTACCAACTGGGTGAGCTCGTCGAAGTCCAGCCGGTCGGCGTTGAGCAGCCCCATAGACCGCGCCGCCGGATTGGCCAGGATCACCTGCTCGGACCGGTTCACCACGATCACGGCGTTACTCAGCGCGTTGATCACCAGCGACGGGAGCTGATCGGCTGCGGCCGGCGTCTGGCTCACCTCGGTGACGGAGGCCGCAGTCGCCGCGGGCGCGTGCTTACGGGTCGATGCGAGGGCAAACCCGACAGCACCAACGGCCACGCCCGCTGCAAGAGCGCAGCACACAGCAACGACTACGGTGAGCAGCACACTCCGATCGTACGTCCCGGCCCGGGGCCAAAGCTCAGTCCAAGGGCGTTGTCACGTCCTGTTCATCCAACAGACGACGCTCGTTCACCGAATGTCAGGACGCCCGCGTCCGCTTGCCCCTATTCTGGAGGGGTCCGGGATTACCGAGAGGCTTGCAATGCGCGATATTTACCACGACGAGTTGGATGACATCGGCAAGACGCTGGTCAAGATGTCCCACCTCGTCGCCACCAGCATGGAACGCGC contains:
- a CDS encoding response regulator transcription factor, whose product is MTRVLVVEDEESFSDALSYMLRREGYEVAVAENGPDALAIFERDGTDLVLLDLMLPGLSGTEVCRAIRQRSNVPIIIVTARDGEVDKVVGLELGADDYVTKPFSSRELVARIRAVLRRGGEPDELVSTALEAGPVRIDIERHTVTVDGNQVSLPLKEFDLLELLIRNSGRVLTRGQLIDRVWGADYVGDTKTLDVHVKRLRSKVEPDPASPKHLVTVRGLGYKFEV
- a CDS encoding cell wall metabolism sensor histidine kinase WalK, whose protein sequence is MAVGAVGFALASTRKHAPAATAASVTEVSQTPAAADQLPSLVINALSNAVIVVNRSEQVILANPAARSMGLLNADRLDFDELTQLVRDCMIGARSSTGLIDLPLDRLGREPIALSVTAVPLPDAQAPERVAAVALLLDDVSETRRLEDVRRDFVANVSHELKTPVGALTLLAEAVQEAADDPEAVQRFAGRMQHEGARLGRLVRELIELSRLQGAEPLPGGDCVDITDVLDEAQDRTRLVADQAGIEVISRSVGDLKVRGNEGQLTTAVANLVDNAIAYSPRGTRVALSARLGRDAEAKPCVEISVSDQGIGLAESDLARVFERFYRVDPARSRATGGTGLGLAIVKHVATNHGGTISVWSVEGAGSTFTIRLPTLQDSGEPAVDSINTEQMTKGSV